The proteins below come from a single Caulobacter flavus genomic window:
- a CDS encoding TonB-dependent receptor: MGFSNRVRTGGGRAALAAALMLTTALAGAGVAMPAAAQESAQRAYDIPAQPLPSALTAFGRQSGLQVSVPAALARGRVSGAVSGRLSAAEAVSRLLAGTGLTYRIQGDVLTLSPAPTAEGATQLGALRVQGDAASAGQGGQSGAPFADEEGDDARADAVYSKARSSAYIPRETLERFRGTSVADIVKGVAGVTAGDPRSANALDLNIRGVQGQGRIPVVIDGGQSTIDTYRGYAGQSQRNYLDPDLISSVSITKGPSLEANASGGIGGVVVMDTLKAADILRAGKDFGMRVRAGISDASTKDLPAWSAFQNPSRNDITRPGSHFYNLAVAKSWDRFDLVAAYAKRENGNYFSGSEGYENFPTGRGLLATLNPAKTEVFNTSNSSESFLLKGTWKISDDQVLEAGYRHFDGRQGEIMASQIIRVNRERVPQWALGHMDLDAYNLRYRYRPANDLIDLKANLWLTKAESLAYNGLTGVTPWFLDRPTQWYDGPTFNTEDGYRDAYWNELSIERFGGDVTNTSRVFTGLGRLDFTYGGSFTSEDIKPGPNSPILEEDLRNNRYLRNAERKEYSLVGSVTWAPNDQWELTAGGRFNRIDIRDRNRTATEGPYEVTGRYRDTTFYMPNPTRPGALTSVARVYWFPDAQGNFTEASLFASPYEKGTVGDIKGWTTYRADAAEDLEGPTSWTWSKPIRRKADAFMPTVSASYKPTQNSLVYVKYAEGVKLPSLFESTLGLFTAAKPTNDLKPERSKSWEVGASILQRDLWKTGDRGALKVAYFDTRIRDLITRDYRTLSAGLIRNVDSFNVEGVELQGSYDMGRVFAELSAHRYFKAETCAPDIAAERRAYGQQRGIDELINTPDCVAGGFEGSYTNTQNPPKYNVNLTAGTRLFQDRLIVGGRMVANSGPISKLDKEWNVGLSAIQQLYRKATVYDLFATYKVTEQVTLDANLDNVGDEYYLDPLSLAVVPAPGRTLRLALTWRY, encoded by the coding sequence GTGGGGTTTTCCAATCGGGTGCGTACGGGCGGCGGGCGAGCGGCGCTGGCCGCGGCGCTGATGTTGACGACGGCGCTGGCCGGGGCGGGCGTGGCCATGCCCGCCGCCGCCCAGGAAAGCGCCCAGCGCGCCTATGACATTCCTGCCCAGCCGCTGCCCTCGGCCCTGACCGCCTTCGGCCGTCAGTCGGGCCTGCAGGTCAGCGTTCCGGCCGCCCTCGCACGGGGGCGTGTCTCCGGCGCGGTTTCGGGTCGCCTGTCGGCGGCCGAGGCGGTCAGTCGCCTGCTGGCCGGCACCGGACTGACCTACCGCATCCAGGGCGACGTCCTGACCCTTTCGCCGGCGCCGACCGCCGAAGGGGCCACGCAGCTGGGCGCCCTTCGCGTGCAGGGCGACGCCGCGTCCGCCGGCCAGGGCGGCCAGTCCGGCGCGCCGTTCGCCGACGAGGAAGGCGACGATGCCCGCGCCGACGCCGTCTATTCGAAGGCCCGTTCGTCGGCCTACATCCCCCGCGAGACGCTGGAGCGATTTCGCGGTACGTCGGTCGCCGACATCGTCAAGGGCGTGGCCGGGGTGACGGCCGGCGATCCGCGCTCGGCCAACGCGCTGGATCTCAACATCCGCGGCGTGCAAGGGCAGGGGCGCATCCCGGTCGTCATCGACGGCGGCCAGTCGACCATCGACACCTATCGCGGCTATGCGGGCCAGTCGCAGCGCAACTATCTCGACCCCGACCTGATCAGCAGCGTCAGCATCACCAAGGGCCCCAGCCTGGAGGCCAACGCCTCGGGCGGCATCGGCGGCGTGGTGGTCATGGACACCCTCAAGGCGGCCGACATCCTGCGCGCCGGCAAGGACTTCGGCATGCGCGTGCGGGCCGGGATCTCGGACGCCAGCACAAAGGATCTGCCGGCCTGGAGCGCCTTCCAGAACCCCAGCCGCAACGACATCACCCGTCCCGGCAGCCACTTCTACAACCTCGCGGTGGCCAAGAGCTGGGATCGGTTCGACCTGGTGGCCGCCTACGCCAAGCGCGAGAACGGCAACTACTTTTCGGGCTCGGAGGGCTACGAGAACTTCCCGACCGGCCGCGGCCTGCTGGCGACCCTGAACCCGGCCAAGACCGAGGTCTTCAACACCTCCAACAGCTCGGAATCGTTCCTGCTGAAGGGGACCTGGAAGATCAGTGACGACCAGGTGCTCGAAGCCGGCTACCGCCATTTCGACGGCCGCCAGGGCGAGATCATGGCCTCGCAGATCATCCGCGTGAACCGCGAGCGCGTGCCGCAATGGGCGCTCGGCCACATGGACCTGGACGCCTACAATCTGCGCTATCGCTATCGGCCGGCCAACGACCTGATCGACCTGAAGGCCAACCTCTGGCTCACCAAGGCCGAGAGTCTGGCCTACAACGGCCTGACCGGCGTCACACCGTGGTTCCTCGACCGTCCGACCCAGTGGTACGACGGCCCGACCTTCAATACCGAGGACGGCTATCGCGACGCCTACTGGAACGAGCTGAGCATCGAGCGTTTCGGCGGCGACGTGACCAACACCTCGCGCGTGTTCACGGGGCTTGGCCGGCTGGACTTCACCTACGGGGGCTCGTTCACCAGCGAGGACATCAAGCCCGGTCCCAACTCGCCGATCCTCGAGGAGGACCTGCGCAACAACCGCTATCTGCGCAACGCCGAGCGCAAGGAATACAGCCTCGTCGGCTCGGTCACCTGGGCGCCGAACGACCAGTGGGAGCTGACCGCCGGCGGGCGCTTCAACCGCATCGACATCCGCGACCGCAACCGCACGGCAACCGAAGGGCCCTACGAGGTGACCGGCCGCTACCGCGACACCACCTTCTACATGCCCAACCCGACCCGGCCGGGCGCGCTGACCAGCGTCGCGCGCGTCTACTGGTTCCCGGACGCGCAGGGCAATTTCACTGAGGCCTCGCTGTTCGCCTCGCCCTACGAAAAGGGCACGGTGGGCGACATCAAGGGCTGGACAACCTATCGCGCCGACGCGGCCGAGGACCTGGAAGGGCCGACGTCCTGGACCTGGTCTAAGCCGATCCGGCGTAAGGCCGACGCGTTCATGCCCACGGTCAGCGCCAGCTACAAGCCGACGCAGAACAGCCTCGTCTACGTGAAGTACGCCGAGGGCGTGAAGCTGCCGAGCCTGTTCGAGTCGACGCTGGGCCTGTTCACGGCCGCCAAGCCGACCAACGATCTCAAGCCCGAGCGCAGCAAGAGCTGGGAAGTCGGCGCCAGCATCCTGCAGCGGGATCTGTGGAAGACCGGCGACCGCGGCGCGCTGAAGGTCGCCTATTTCGACACGCGCATCCGCGACCTGATCACCCGCGACTACCGCACCCTGTCGGCCGGCCTGATCCGCAACGTCGACAGCTTCAATGTCGAGGGCGTGGAACTGCAGGGCTCGTACGACATGGGCCGGGTGTTCGCCGAACTATCGGCCCACCGCTACTTCAAGGCCGAGACCTGCGCGCCCGACATCGCGGCCGAGCGCCGGGCCTATGGCCAGCAGCGCGGGATCGACGAGCTGATCAACACGCCCGACTGCGTGGCGGGCGGTTTCGAGGGCTCCTACACCAACACCCAGAACCCGCCGAAGTATAACGTCAACCTGACGGCGGGCACGCGGCTGTTCCAGGATCGCCTGATCGTGGGCGGGCGGATGGTCGCCAACTCGGGACCGATCAGCAAGCTGGACAAGGAATGGAACGTCGGCCTGTCGGCGATCCAGCAGCTCTATCGCAAGGCTACGGTCTACGACCTCTTCGCCACCTACAAGGTGACCGAACAGGTGACCCTGGACGCCAATCTCGACAACGTGGGGGACGAGTACTACCTCGACCCGCTGTCGCTGGCAGTGGTTCCGGCGCCGGGCCGCACCCTGCGCCTGGCCCTGACCTGGCGCTATTGA
- a CDS encoding FecR family protein yields MAEQDVARADAEALEWLLALHEEPESAELVARFEAWRVGHPGRARAWEEASGVYAVIGDVPPAHAERWASRPDGRGRAVGGARRPRRHAVQDPGRRRLVAALAASAAALVVAVLAPGAIVRLQSDYVTGVGEVRQVRLEDGSLVSLAPESALAVDYSAGQRDLRLVRGRAWFDVRHDPSRPFTVASREVDARVLGTAFEVDAESPGVTVQRGLVGVTSRRVKGMERVPAGQGVMLGRDGRFLRAPADPNAVAAWRHGQMLVENGTIGEVVRALGPWTRDIVLVRGQALSERRVTGVYNLRDPEAVTSALAQAYDLKVARVTPWILVISER; encoded by the coding sequence ATGGCCGAGCAAGACGTCGCGCGCGCGGACGCCGAAGCCCTGGAGTGGCTGCTGGCCTTGCACGAAGAGCCGGAGAGCGCCGAGCTCGTCGCCCGGTTCGAGGCCTGGCGCGTCGGTCATCCGGGCCGGGCTCGTGCTTGGGAGGAAGCTTCCGGCGTCTATGCCGTCATCGGCGACGTTCCGCCGGCCCACGCCGAGCGCTGGGCGAGCCGGCCCGACGGGCGGGGGCGAGCGGTCGGCGGCGCGCGCCGTCCGCGGCGGCATGCGGTCCAGGATCCTGGCCGGCGCCGGTTGGTCGCGGCCCTGGCCGCTTCGGCTGCGGCGCTGGTCGTCGCCGTGCTGGCGCCCGGCGCGATCGTCCGGCTGCAATCGGACTACGTCACCGGCGTGGGCGAGGTGCGGCAGGTGCGTCTGGAGGACGGCAGCCTGGTCAGCCTGGCGCCGGAGTCGGCGCTGGCGGTGGACTACTCGGCGGGCCAGCGGGACCTGCGGCTGGTCAGGGGGCGGGCCTGGTTCGACGTGCGCCATGATCCTTCGCGTCCGTTCACGGTGGCCTCGCGCGAGGTCGACGCGCGGGTGCTGGGCACGGCCTTCGAGGTCGACGCCGAGAGCCCTGGCGTCACCGTCCAGCGAGGGCTGGTGGGCGTGACCTCACGGCGGGTCAAGGGAATGGAGCGCGTGCCGGCGGGGCAGGGCGTCATGCTTGGCCGCGATGGTCGGTTCTTGCGCGCGCCGGCCGATCCGAACGCCGTGGCGGCATGGCGCCACGGCCAGATGTTGGTCGAGAACGGGACCATCGGCGAGGTAGTGAGGGCCCTGGGTCCCTGGACGCGCGACATCGTGCTGGTGCGTGGCCAGGCGCTTTCCGAGCGCCGAGTGACGGGCGTCTACAATCTGCGGGATCCCGAAGCTGTGACCAGCGCCCTGGCCCAGGCCTATGACCTGAAGGTCGCCCGGGTGACGCCGTGGATCCTGGTGATCTCCGAGCGCTGA
- a CDS encoding YbaN family protein translates to MTPSPENDRRRPLARWVWLVLGLICVALGFIGAVVPLMPTTVFLIMAAACFAKSSPKLEAWLLDHPRFGPTLRAWRRDRAIPLAAKLMACGGMALGLAIFWWGAHPKWPLMLAVATIIGLCAAYVVSRPSRGARG, encoded by the coding sequence ATGACGCCTTCGCCTGAGAACGATCGCCGCCGTCCCCTGGCCCGCTGGGTCTGGCTGGTCCTGGGCCTGATCTGCGTCGCGCTGGGCTTCATCGGCGCCGTCGTGCCGCTGATGCCGACGACGGTGTTCCTGATCATGGCCGCCGCCTGCTTCGCCAAGTCGTCGCCGAAGCTGGAGGCCTGGCTGCTGGACCATCCGCGCTTCGGTCCGACACTCCGGGCCTGGCGGCGCGACCGGGCCATCCCGCTCGCCGCCAAGCTGATGGCTTGCGGCGGCATGGCGCTGGGCCTGGCGATCTTCTGGTGGGGCGCCCATCCCAAGTGGCCGCTGATGCTGGCGGTGGCGACGATCATCGGACTGTGCGCGGCCTATGTGGTCTCGCGCCCGTCGCGAGGCGCGCGCGGGTGA
- a CDS encoding glycoside hydrolase family 97 protein, whose amino-acid sequence MKPTRRDMVALAMASGATTGAATKAAAAQGARVHAVASPDGRLKAVLDVSGVAPKWSATYDGKPLLLPSELGLWLAEGRLLGEGARVAGVTPESFEGDWRPVFGQSSRYDQSGRQLTLHMVDAKAGVRFDIVLRVLNGAAAVRYALTGLSKGQRLALMGERTRFRFPEAARLYASRDEGDIHVSTQAGLAPLEHPDLTGSSDKGPYADLPVTVDLGNGVFGFMAESDRLHYPRCMVRAHEQGGLVTYLMRYPGRATGWGGEDDTPEEPTFEIEVGQKTPWRVLLAADSAKGLIELHHVVPTLATPNQLGDVSWVKPGRAFRIMKPYSTEASLKAVDFAQKRNIRYVLFDAHWYGDGTDASDPTAPIAALDLQRVIDYAKDRDIGVLVYIDRVAVTKALAQMCRLYQRWGLAGVKLGFMWEGRQSDVDFITKVVRAFGEHGMVVNLHDNLRPAGLERTLPNYLTLEGVKGNEQFPAARHHVNLAFTRPIAGPIDYTICYAQERNQTTNAHQLALAVTCYSPLTLLYWYDKPEKYADKAWPELEWFDACPTTWDETRAIAGELGDYVVVARRKGQAWYLGALTNEMERRLDLDLGFLGQGRWTALRYKDGDLARPANRTRVVIERQIVDARTRLRLQLNAAGGQAIRFEPA is encoded by the coding sequence ATGAAGCCCACACGTCGAGACATGGTCGCGCTGGCGATGGCGTCCGGAGCCACGACCGGCGCGGCGACCAAGGCTGCCGCGGCGCAAGGCGCCCGGGTCCATGCCGTCGCCTCGCCGGATGGTCGGCTGAAGGCGGTCCTGGACGTTTCGGGCGTCGCGCCGAAATGGAGCGCAACCTATGACGGCAAGCCGCTGCTGCTGCCCTCGGAGCTGGGCCTCTGGCTGGCCGAGGGCCGGCTGCTGGGCGAGGGAGCCAGGGTCGCCGGCGTGACGCCGGAAAGCTTCGAGGGCGACTGGCGGCCGGTGTTCGGCCAGTCGTCGCGCTACGATCAGTCGGGCCGGCAGCTCACCCTGCACATGGTCGACGCCAAGGCCGGCGTCCGCTTCGACATCGTGCTGCGCGTGCTGAACGGCGCGGCGGCCGTGCGCTACGCCCTTACCGGCCTGTCGAAGGGCCAGAGGCTGGCCCTGATGGGCGAGCGCACCCGCTTCCGCTTCCCTGAGGCCGCGCGCCTCTACGCCAGCCGCGACGAGGGCGACATCCATGTCTCCACCCAGGCGGGCCTGGCGCCGCTGGAGCATCCCGACCTGACCGGATCGTCCGACAAGGGCCCCTACGCCGACTTGCCGGTCACCGTGGATCTGGGCAACGGCGTCTTCGGCTTCATGGCCGAGTCCGATCGGCTGCACTATCCGCGCTGCATGGTCCGCGCCCACGAGCAGGGCGGGCTCGTCACCTATCTGATGCGCTATCCCGGCCGCGCGACCGGCTGGGGCGGCGAGGACGACACGCCCGAAGAGCCCACCTTCGAGATCGAGGTCGGCCAGAAGACGCCCTGGCGCGTACTGCTGGCGGCCGACAGCGCCAAGGGCCTGATCGAGCTGCACCACGTGGTTCCGACCCTGGCGACGCCGAACCAGCTGGGCGACGTGTCGTGGGTCAAGCCAGGGCGCGCCTTCCGGATCATGAAGCCCTACTCGACGGAGGCCTCGCTGAAGGCGGTCGACTTCGCCCAGAAGCGCAACATCCGCTACGTGCTGTTCGACGCCCACTGGTACGGCGACGGGACCGACGCCTCCGATCCCACCGCGCCGATCGCCGCCTTGGACCTGCAGCGGGTCATCGACTACGCCAAGGACCGCGACATCGGCGTGCTCGTCTATATCGACCGTGTCGCGGTGACCAAGGCGCTGGCGCAGATGTGCCGTCTTTACCAGCGCTGGGGCCTGGCCGGCGTGAAGCTGGGTTTCATGTGGGAGGGCCGGCAGTCCGACGTCGACTTCATCACCAAGGTCGTCCGGGCCTTCGGCGAGCACGGCATGGTCGTGAACCTGCACGACAACCTGCGGCCGGCTGGCCTGGAGCGGACCCTGCCCAACTATCTCACCCTGGAGGGCGTGAAGGGCAACGAGCAGTTTCCAGCCGCGCGCCACCATGTGAACCTGGCCTTCACGCGGCCGATCGCCGGACCGATCGACTACACCATCTGCTACGCTCAGGAGCGCAACCAGACCACCAACGCCCACCAGCTGGCCCTGGCCGTGACCTGCTACAGCCCGCTGACGCTGCTCTACTGGTACGACAAGCCCGAGAAGTACGCGGACAAGGCCTGGCCGGAGCTGGAGTGGTTCGACGCCTGCCCGACGACCTGGGACGAGACCCGCGCGATCGCCGGCGAGCTTGGCGATTACGTGGTCGTCGCGCGCCGCAAGGGCCAAGCCTGGTATCTCGGCGCGCTGACCAACGAGATGGAGCGGCGCCTGGATCTCGACCTTGGTTTCCTGGGGCAGGGGCGCTGGACGGCGCTGCGCTACAAGGACGGCGATCTGGCCCGGCCGGCCAATCGCACTCGCGTGGTGATCGAACGCCAGATCGTCGACGCCAGGACGCGCCTGCGCCTGCAGCTCAACGCCGCCGGCGGTCAGGCCATCCGTTTCGAACCGGCTTGA
- a CDS encoding biliverdin-producing heme oxygenase, whose protein sequence is MNAHVSIHDPSRAKRLKARTNTTHEALDSRIMSLEPFRDRDRYGRFLRAQWGFHREIDALYAHPVLVAHVPDLPERRRLDLIAQDIQDLGQPAPSAVTPPIFGNGPVDPAEAFGWLYVAEGSNLGAAFLLKAAAALELDETFGARHLAAHPEGRGRHWRSFVAALDALPFGDVEETRAVEGAAAAFRRVRGLVDDAFA, encoded by the coding sequence ATGAACGCACACGTCTCGATCCACGACCCGTCCCGCGCCAAGCGACTCAAGGCTCGCACCAACACGACCCACGAGGCGCTAGACAGCCGCATCATGTCGCTCGAGCCCTTCCGCGATCGCGACCGCTACGGCCGGTTCCTGCGGGCTCAATGGGGCTTCCACCGCGAGATCGACGCGCTCTACGCTCATCCGGTCCTGGTCGCTCACGTTCCGGACCTGCCCGAGCGTCGCCGTCTCGACCTGATCGCCCAGGACATCCAGGATCTCGGCCAGCCCGCGCCCAGCGCCGTGACGCCGCCGATCTTCGGCAACGGCCCCGTCGATCCGGCCGAGGCCTTCGGCTGGCTCTACGTCGCCGAGGGCTCGAACCTCGGCGCGGCCTTCCTGCTGAAGGCGGCCGCCGCCCTGGAGCTCGACGAAACCTTCGGCGCCCGCCACCTTGCGGCCCATCCTGAGGGCCGGGGCCGCCATTGGCGCAGCTTCGTCGCCGCCCTCGACGCCCTGCCCTTCGGCGACGTCGAGGAGACCCGCGCCGTCGAGGGCGCGGCCGCGGCCTTCCGCCGGGTGCGGGGACTGGTCGATGACGCCTTCGCCTGA
- a CDS encoding sigma-70 family RNA polymerase sigma factor produces the protein MTQKKMIRSHYQAHRDGLVRYVQTITGDRDQAEDVVQEAYLRLGQALTKRLLEDPGRYLFRIVRNLALDGRRRGRRDGRLYADDPDPLIEGARDEQPSPEAAAVARDDYERLVAAMAELPERTRIAVEMHRLGGAKLREIAAELGISTSAAHQLVVDGVAHCRDRLRRR, from the coding sequence GTGACGCAGAAGAAGATGATCCGCTCGCACTACCAGGCCCATCGCGACGGGCTGGTCCGCTACGTCCAGACGATCACCGGCGATCGCGATCAGGCCGAGGACGTGGTGCAGGAGGCCTACCTGCGCCTGGGTCAGGCCCTGACCAAGCGGCTCCTGGAGGACCCGGGGCGCTATCTCTTCCGCATCGTGCGCAACCTCGCCCTGGACGGACGACGTCGAGGGCGGCGCGACGGCCGCCTCTATGCCGACGATCCCGATCCCCTGATCGAAGGCGCGCGCGACGAGCAGCCCTCGCCAGAAGCCGCCGCGGTGGCGCGCGACGACTACGAGCGCCTGGTGGCGGCCATGGCCGAACTGCCCGAACGGACGCGGATCGCCGTCGAGATGCATCGCCTCGGCGGCGCCAAGCTGCGCGAGATCGCCGCCGAACTGGGGATCTCGACCTCGGCCGCCCACCAACTGGTGGTCGACGGCGTGGCCCACTGCCGCGACCGGCTGCGGCGGCGCTGA
- a CDS encoding TonB family protein encodes MALSVTLHAALAGAILFGGFAPAFIAPPPAAPMIVALETTSPPVPQLEVPPGPQQQERQAARPAPPDPPPVKTARAAPEPVFFTPPRPSAPVDPGPAAPETTAPPVQPAPVAVRAASDAVATWEGQVLAALEKKRRYPPAAQLRRQQGVAHVRFRMNRGGKVLWSRLERSSGFGELDRAAVETPKRAQPLPPIPGDRPDEVELVVPVEFFLSRP; translated from the coding sequence ATGGCGCTGTCGGTCACGCTGCATGCGGCGCTGGCCGGCGCGATCCTGTTCGGCGGATTCGCCCCGGCCTTCATCGCCCCGCCGCCCGCCGCGCCGATGATCGTGGCGCTGGAGACGACCTCGCCTCCGGTTCCTCAGCTGGAGGTCCCGCCTGGTCCGCAGCAGCAGGAACGCCAGGCCGCGCGGCCTGCGCCGCCCGATCCGCCGCCGGTCAAGACCGCCCGGGCCGCGCCGGAGCCTGTGTTCTTCACGCCGCCGCGTCCCAGCGCGCCCGTTGATCCCGGCCCCGCGGCGCCCGAGACCACCGCGCCGCCGGTCCAGCCCGCGCCCGTCGCGGTCCGGGCGGCCAGCGACGCGGTCGCAACCTGGGAGGGCCAGGTGCTGGCCGCGCTGGAGAAGAAGCGCCGCTATCCGCCCGCCGCCCAGCTGCGCCGACAGCAAGGCGTGGCCCACGTGCGCTTTCGCATGAACCGCGGCGGCAAGGTGCTGTGGTCGCGGCTGGAGCGTTCGTCAGGCTTCGGCGAACTCGACCGCGCGGCGGTGGAGACCCCCAAGCGCGCCCAGCCGCTGCCGCCGATCCCCGGTGATCGTCCCGACGAAGTGGAACTGGTCGTGCCGGTGGAGTTCTTCCTGTCCCGTCCCTGA
- a CDS encoding tyrosyl-tRNA deacylase: MPDTVPFESSADRLAKAIEDEVKTLRAQDPLELPERGAPIVKHYVAKIEGKYDVRRAKTDTDNAVDLLYIAYNTTPQEEGDIRVKISKIMDRLLRAQRTSQLVMAEAMGAADDVITFLDIALPGWLDAKEDGGVDSVKAFLTQDLLQTATDIKAKATEIRGKLGSIATSYDDIITDTAAATHSSEKVLASRLADQKAILAEINEAEADRDQVESLVKDLQDEVQKFEAKARAYEQRATTAEERAFVLQIIKIGAQVVAAALPPIAMALGAGATGGASVIAASTMKSITQAGKLEEKPAPDSTSEVLKTKSEIAAKKKDLVLAEKKVTESKSKVAGLRKDLTTAQEAAGKPVEAGSAKETIAQPEDNEEVKGVKERLKDAKQTLSEDESKVVGLVGALSGLQASLTALAQGLGELSQDQKDEAAGLREIQMKMLDKAEAYERERREQAAKLVKINALLKGKLSQEETIKLAVQSLNLSISALKRTKEIIEEIASFFNSFVQFMARVAEEARIEVTVVEGLVNRGVIGKSSLERLLRSTDEFFIRQAGEWRAVGVVSEAFNNSFADGFTKLNGLAGQYITGDKLTAYLAEAAALLTKISADRQAAANARLLDLGEYRKMLRDDAAGSDPAAA; encoded by the coding sequence ATGCCCGACACCGTCCCCTTTGAAAGCAGCGCCGACCGGCTCGCCAAGGCGATCGAGGACGAGGTGAAGACGCTTCGCGCCCAGGATCCGCTGGAACTGCCCGAGCGCGGCGCGCCGATCGTCAAGCACTACGTCGCCAAGATCGAGGGCAAGTACGACGTCCGGCGGGCCAAGACCGACACCGACAACGCCGTCGACCTGCTCTACATCGCCTACAACACCACGCCCCAGGAAGAGGGCGACATCCGCGTCAAGATCTCCAAGATCATGGACCGCCTGCTGCGGGCCCAGCGCACCAGCCAGCTGGTGATGGCCGAGGCCATGGGGGCCGCCGACGACGTGATCACCTTCCTGGACATCGCCTTGCCCGGCTGGCTGGACGCCAAGGAAGACGGCGGCGTCGACAGCGTGAAGGCCTTCCTGACCCAGGACCTGCTGCAGACCGCCACCGACATCAAGGCCAAGGCGACCGAGATCCGGGGCAAGCTGGGGTCGATCGCCACCAGCTATGACGACATCATCACCGACACCGCGGCCGCCACGCACAGCAGCGAGAAGGTGCTCGCCAGCCGCCTGGCCGACCAGAAGGCGATCCTCGCGGAGATCAACGAGGCCGAGGCCGACCGCGACCAGGTGGAGTCGCTGGTCAAGGACCTGCAGGACGAGGTCCAGAAGTTCGAGGCCAAGGCCCGGGCCTACGAGCAGCGCGCCACGACCGCCGAGGAGCGGGCCTTCGTGCTGCAGATCATCAAGATCGGCGCCCAGGTGGTGGCCGCGGCCCTGCCGCCGATCGCCATGGCGCTGGGCGCCGGCGCCACGGGCGGCGCGTCGGTGATCGCCGCCTCGACCATGAAGTCGATCACCCAGGCCGGAAAGCTCGAGGAAAAGCCCGCGCCGGACTCCACCAGCGAAGTCCTCAAGACCAAGTCCGAGATCGCCGCCAAGAAGAAGGATCTCGTGCTCGCCGAGAAGAAGGTGACCGAAAGCAAGAGCAAGGTCGCCGGGCTGCGAAAGGACCTCACCACGGCGCAGGAAGCCGCCGGCAAGCCGGTCGAGGCCGGAAGCGCCAAGGAGACCATCGCCCAGCCGGAGGACAACGAAGAGGTCAAGGGCGTCAAGGAGCGGCTGAAGGACGCCAAGCAGACCTTGTCGGAGGACGAGAGCAAGGTGGTCGGGCTGGTCGGCGCGCTGTCGGGGCTGCAGGCCTCGCTCACCGCCCTGGCCCAAGGCCTTGGCGAGCTGTCGCAGGACCAGAAGGACGAAGCCGCCGGCCTTCGCGAGATCCAGATGAAAATGCTGGACAAGGCCGAGGCCTACGAGCGCGAACGCCGCGAGCAGGCAGCCAAGCTGGTCAAGATCAATGCGCTGCTGAAGGGCAAGCTCTCTCAGGAAGAGACCATCAAGCTGGCGGTCCAGTCGCTGAACCTCAGCATCAGCGCCTTGAAGCGGACGAAGGAGATCATCGAGGAGATCGCCAGCTTCTTTAATTCGTTCGTCCAGTTCATGGCGCGGGTCGCCGAGGAGGCCCGGATCGAGGTCACGGTGGTCGAGGGCCTGGTCAATCGCGGCGTGATCGGCAAGAGCAGCCTCGAGCGGCTGCTGCGCTCGACCGACGAGTTCTTTATCCGCCAGGCTGGCGAATGGCGTGCGGTGGGCGTGGTCTCCGAGGCCTTCAACAACAGCTTCGCCGACGGCTTCACGAAGCTGAACGGCCTGGCCGGCCAATACATCACCGGCGACAAGCTCACAGCCTATCTCGCCGAGGCCGCCGCATTGCTGACCAAGATCTCCGCCGACCGTCAGGCGGCGGCCAACGCCCGCCTCCTGGACCTGGGCGAGTATCGCAAGATGCTGCGCGACGACGCGGCGGGATCGGACCCCGCCGCGGCCTGA